The following are encoded together in the Vespa crabro chromosome 12, iyVesCrab1.2, whole genome shotgun sequence genome:
- the LOC124428282 gene encoding cytochrome P450 4V2-like isoform X2, translating into MREGWTIPKGSSAMFLIYKFPRSAKYWPRPLIFDPDRFLSGKNCFTYFFLFSYGRRNCIGQHFSMLNMTTIIATLLRFLIKINNPKGIAEIGLKISLTLKPAKPIRLKFDRRN; encoded by the exons atgaGAGAAGGTTGGACTATACCGAAAGGCAGTTCAGCAATGTTtctcatttataaatttcctAGAAGCGCAAAATATTGGCCACGGCCATTAATATTCGATCCCGATAGGTTCCTATCGGGAAAGAATTgttttacatatttctttctatttagtTACGGTCGAAGAAATTGCATAG gtCAACATTTTTCTATGCTAAATATGACAACAATCATTGCTACGCTGctaagatttttaattaaaataaataatccaaAAGGAATTGCAGAAATAGGTTTAAAGATAAGCCTCACATTAAAACCGGCAAAAccaataagattaaaatttgacagaagaaattaa
- the LOC124428282 gene encoding uncharacterized protein LOC124428282 isoform X1 encodes MLGTKINSLTNPDCKLAEAIECGMDIAAQRIFKLWLHTNIIFHNTAIEKKYQIIKEKKEFILKSKINRELTEENLEPKSRTLLDFLFELSHERGKYSEQYIRNEMNTIIIAASHIYYF; translated from the exons ATGCTGGGTACGAAAATAAATTCGCTGACAAATCCGGATTGCAAATTAGCTGAAGCAAtagaatg TGGAATGGATATAGCTGCACAGAGGATCTTCAAATTATGGttacatacaaacataatttttcataacactgctatagaaaagaaatatcag ataatcaaagaaaaaaaggaatttatattaaaaagtaaaattaatcggGAATTGACAGAGGAAAATTTag AACCAAAGTCAAGGACACTTctagattttttatttgaattgtcGCACGAAAGGGGAAAATATTCGGAGCAATATATCCGCAATGAAatgaatacaataattatagctgcaagtcatatttattatttttaa